From the genome of Mixophyes fleayi isolate aMixFle1 chromosome 2, aMixFle1.hap1, whole genome shotgun sequence, one region includes:
- the CXADR gene encoding coxsackievirus and adenovirus receptor isoform X2 codes for MAVRILLLCLCWASSNALELDPSEFKFEGIQGGKITLDCKFKIAPEDVGTLDIEWFLVAADTQQADQMIINFNRDVVYQDIGPLKGRVHFVSPDPRDGDASIEIISLAESDTGTYQCKVKKLPGSQNKKLALTVYIKPAMTRCFIEGKQEIGKDLALKCNSKEGSAPLTYSWQKISGLEKLPATATADPSGSVLSVKNASQEYSGTYRCTSRNRVGTEECLVILSVVPTPNTAGIIAGAIIGTLLFIIVLGLLIFCCCRKQKEKKYEKEIQHEIREDVAPPTSRNSTARSYIGSNHSSLGSLSPSNMDGYSKARYNHVPSEVLERPPSSAPNFVSPKYHGLTVV; via the exons CTTCTTCCAATGCGCTGGAATTGGATCCATCAGAGTTTAAGTTTGAAGGAATTCAAGGTGGAAAAATTACTCTGGATTGCAAGTTTAAAATAGCACCAGAGGATGTTGGAACATTAGATATCGAATGGTTTTTAGTAGCAGCTGATACCCAACAAGCGGATCAGATG ATCATTAATTTCAATAGGGATGTAGTGTATCAGGACATTGGGCCGCTGAAAGGCAGAGTGCACTTTGTGTCTCCTGATCCCAGGGATGGCGATGCCTCTATAGAGATCATTAGCTTGGCGGAATCGGACACGGGCACATACCAATGCAAGGTCAAGAAGCTTCCTGGCTCCCAAAACAAGAAATTGGCGCTGACTGTCTACA TTAAGCCGGCAATGACGAGGTGCTTCATTGAAGGAAAGCAGGAGATTGGGAAAGACCTTGCCCTGAAATGTAATTCTAAAGAAGGATCTGCACCACTTACATACAGCTGGCAGAAAATCAGTGGGCTGGAAAAGCTTCCAGCAACTGCAACAGCGG ATCCATCTGGAAGTGTACTTTCTGTAAAAAATGCTTCCCAGGAGTATAGTGGCACCTACAGATGCACGTCCCGAAACAGAGTAGGCACAGAAGAATGCCTGGTCATCCTCAGCGTTGTCCCTA CTCCCAATACAGCTGGAATCATCGCCGGGGCCATCATTGGAACTTTGCTATTTATTATCGTTTTGGGACTTTTGATCTTTTGTTGCTGCAGAAAGCAGAAGGAAAAAAAGTACGAGAAAGAAATCCAACATGAAATTAG AGAAGACGTCGCTCCTCCCACAAGCCGCAATTCCACCGCTCGCAGCTACATAGGCAGCAATCACTCTTCTCTGGGGTCTCTGTCTCCGTCGAATATGGATGGCtattctaaggctaggtacaacCATGTGCCAAGTGAAGTGCTGGAGCGCCCACCAAGCAGTGCACCAAACTTCGTATCGCCTAAG TATCACGGCTTAACGGTGGTATAA
- the CXADR gene encoding coxsackievirus and adenovirus receptor isoform X1: MAVRILLLCLCWASSNALELDPSEFKFEGIQGGKITLDCKFKIAPEDVGTLDIEWFLVAADTQQADQMIINFNRDVVYQDIGPLKGRVHFVSPDPRDGDASIEIISLAESDTGTYQCKVKKLPGSQNKKLALTVYIKPAMTRCFIEGKQEIGKDLALKCNSKEGSAPLTYSWQKISGLEKLPATATADPSGSVLSVKNASQEYSGTYRCTSRNRVGTEECLVILSVVPTPNTAGIIAGAIIGTLLFIIVLGLLIFCCCRKQKEKKYEKEIQHEIREDVAPPTSRNSTARSYIGSNHSSLGSLSPSNMDGYSKARYNHVPSEVLERPPSSAPNFVSPKVAGPNLSRMGAIPVMIPAQNKDGSIV, translated from the exons CTTCTTCCAATGCGCTGGAATTGGATCCATCAGAGTTTAAGTTTGAAGGAATTCAAGGTGGAAAAATTACTCTGGATTGCAAGTTTAAAATAGCACCAGAGGATGTTGGAACATTAGATATCGAATGGTTTTTAGTAGCAGCTGATACCCAACAAGCGGATCAGATG ATCATTAATTTCAATAGGGATGTAGTGTATCAGGACATTGGGCCGCTGAAAGGCAGAGTGCACTTTGTGTCTCCTGATCCCAGGGATGGCGATGCCTCTATAGAGATCATTAGCTTGGCGGAATCGGACACGGGCACATACCAATGCAAGGTCAAGAAGCTTCCTGGCTCCCAAAACAAGAAATTGGCGCTGACTGTCTACA TTAAGCCGGCAATGACGAGGTGCTTCATTGAAGGAAAGCAGGAGATTGGGAAAGACCTTGCCCTGAAATGTAATTCTAAAGAAGGATCTGCACCACTTACATACAGCTGGCAGAAAATCAGTGGGCTGGAAAAGCTTCCAGCAACTGCAACAGCGG ATCCATCTGGAAGTGTACTTTCTGTAAAAAATGCTTCCCAGGAGTATAGTGGCACCTACAGATGCACGTCCCGAAACAGAGTAGGCACAGAAGAATGCCTGGTCATCCTCAGCGTTGTCCCTA CTCCCAATACAGCTGGAATCATCGCCGGGGCCATCATTGGAACTTTGCTATTTATTATCGTTTTGGGACTTTTGATCTTTTGTTGCTGCAGAAAGCAGAAGGAAAAAAAGTACGAGAAAGAAATCCAACATGAAATTAG AGAAGACGTCGCTCCTCCCACAAGCCGCAATTCCACCGCTCGCAGCTACATAGGCAGCAATCACTCTTCTCTGGGGTCTCTGTCTCCGTCGAATATGGATGGCtattctaaggctaggtacaacCATGTGCCAAGTGAAGTGCTGGAGCGCCCACCAAGCAGTGCACCAAACTTCGTATCGCCTAAGGTAGCAGGTCCAAATCTTAGTAGAATGGGAGCCATACCTGTGATGATTCCAGCACAAAACAAGGATGGCTCAATAGTGTAA